The following are encoded together in the Mesoterricola sediminis genome:
- a CDS encoding response regulator: MTGRTRILFVDDEPLVLQALERQLRGLRGEWDMAFADSGERALERLSLAPFDVVVADLGMPGMDGTAFLGQVMNRYPGVVRLILTGHSSAAQMLHAEGVAHQYLAKPCEPETLRAVIRSAAGTASAMRNEAVRRILGGVRRLPALPAAYQEIQTLLEEEDVKIADLGRVVKRDPGLAANVLKVVNSAYFGLRQHVSDPADAVAYLGIDTLKGLALVHGVFGQVTDLPAGFSVGGLWSHCLQVALASRGIARHERLPREVQGDCFTGGLLHDVGLLILASALPDAYGAVRGLMASGQDIVAAEMSVLGVHHGEVGAWILGLWALPAPVVQAVAAHHAPPDLDPPGPAGIVSAVEVLSAAHGDGAVFGLVRDPDPGRVQALLGPRAEAWTAALESPD, from the coding sequence ATGACGGGCCGCACGCGCATCCTCTTCGTCGATGATGAACCGCTTGTCCTCCAGGCCCTGGAGCGGCAGCTCCGGGGCCTGCGCGGCGAATGGGACATGGCCTTCGCCGACAGCGGGGAGCGGGCCCTGGAGCGCCTCTCCCTGGCGCCCTTCGACGTGGTGGTGGCCGACCTGGGCATGCCGGGCATGGACGGCACGGCCTTCCTCGGCCAGGTCATGAACCGGTACCCGGGGGTGGTGCGCCTGATCCTCACGGGCCATTCCAGCGCGGCCCAGATGCTCCACGCCGAGGGCGTGGCCCACCAGTACCTGGCCAAGCCCTGCGAGCCCGAGACCCTGCGGGCCGTGATCCGGTCCGCGGCCGGGACGGCCTCGGCCATGCGGAACGAGGCCGTGCGGCGGATCCTGGGCGGCGTGCGCCGGCTCCCGGCGCTGCCCGCGGCCTACCAGGAGATCCAGACCCTCCTGGAGGAGGAGGACGTGAAGATCGCGGACCTGGGCCGGGTGGTCAAGCGGGACCCGGGGCTGGCGGCGAATGTCCTCAAGGTCGTGAATTCAGCCTACTTCGGCCTCCGGCAACATGTGTCCGACCCGGCGGACGCCGTCGCCTACCTGGGGATCGACACCCTCAAGGGCCTGGCCCTCGTCCACGGGGTGTTCGGGCAGGTCACGGACCTGCCCGCGGGCTTCAGCGTGGGCGGACTGTGGTCCCACTGCCTCCAGGTGGCCCTGGCCAGCCGCGGCATCGCCCGCCACGAGCGCCTTCCCCGGGAGGTCCAGGGGGACTGCTTCACCGGGGGCCTGCTCCACGACGTGGGACTCCTCATCCTGGCCTCCGCCCTTCCCGACGCCTACGGCGCGGTCCGCGGGCTGATGGCCTCGGGCCAGGACATCGTCGCGGCCGAGATGTCCGTCCTGGGCGTCCACCACGGGGAGGTGGGCGCCTGGATCCTGGGCCTGTGGGCCCTGCCGGCTCCGGTCGTGCAGGCCGTGGCGGCCCACCACGCGCCCCCCGACCTGGATCCTCCCGGCCCCGCGGGCATCGTCTCGGCGGTGGAGGTCCTGTCCGCCGCCCATGGCGACGGCGCCGTCTTCGGCCTCGTCCGCGATCCGGATCCCGGGCGGGTCCAGGCGCTGCTGGGGCCGCGGGCCGAGGCCTGGACCGCCGCCCTGGAGTCCCCGGACTGA
- a CDS encoding PAS domain S-box protein, translating to MPDPGMQVPQPRGLLVVEDDALARELTARTLRLGFPDLPVGACASLGEALARMGANPVDILFLDLGLPDCKGLEGLSMIRAEGFDPAVVILTARDDRELALEAIRAGAQDFLAKGEVSTGALVRAARYAWERKTTTASLLRAQARSAESERTRLSTERRLRENEEIFHIISDHAGDLVSLVNREGRRVYQNRAYVRQLGYSFDELEATGPLELVHPEDRERVRSSIAEALARGRETTLQYGMRHRDGSWRQVESRITPVQASGAVDGLAVVVARDITQRAALDLDLMRAHAIKNLVLENSILGIAFIRKRIIEWANPRCGELLGLPMEAIVGQTTRVLYPDDTAYQAQAPALYAALERGEPTDDTWETARKDGTRFWCRVVGRALDPTQPDEGSVWMFEDITPRVAADQKRLRLEVQLRQAQKLEAIGQLAAGIAHEINTPSQYVGDNLKFLTDAFRDVLDAFEAAEAALAGTLDPAEARRVIDEADVAYLGTEIPRALEQSTEGIARVSRIVRAMKDFSHPGGEAMVQVDLNRSIESTVTVSRHEWKYVADLVLDLDPGLPPVLCHPGEINQAVLNLVVNAAHAIADAVPAGAKGTITVSTALEGDMAAIRVRDTGTGIPKAVQARIFDPFFTTKEVGRGTGQGLAIVHSVAVERHGGSVAFETEPGAGSTFILRIPLHKPAQETNE from the coding sequence ATGCCCGACCCCGGAATGCAGGTCCCCCAGCCCCGCGGCCTCCTGGTCGTCGAGGACGACGCCCTCGCCCGCGAACTGACCGCCCGGACCCTGCGCCTCGGCTTCCCGGACCTGCCCGTGGGCGCCTGCGCCTCCCTGGGCGAGGCGCTGGCGCGGATGGGGGCGAACCCGGTGGACATCCTCTTCCTGGACCTGGGCCTCCCCGACTGCAAGGGGCTGGAGGGGCTCTCCATGATCCGGGCGGAGGGCTTCGACCCGGCCGTGGTGATCCTCACCGCCCGGGACGACCGGGAGCTGGCCCTGGAGGCCATCCGCGCGGGGGCCCAGGACTTCCTCGCCAAGGGGGAGGTCTCCACGGGCGCCCTGGTGCGGGCCGCGCGGTACGCCTGGGAGCGCAAGACCACGACCGCCAGCCTTCTCCGGGCCCAGGCCCGCAGCGCCGAATCGGAGCGGACCCGGCTCTCCACCGAACGCCGCCTGCGGGAGAACGAGGAGATCTTCCACATCATCTCCGACCACGCGGGGGACCTGGTCTCCCTGGTCAACCGCGAGGGCCGGCGGGTCTACCAGAACCGGGCGTACGTCAGGCAGCTGGGCTATTCGTTCGACGAGCTCGAGGCGACGGGTCCCCTCGAGCTCGTCCACCCCGAGGACCGGGAGCGGGTCCGGAGCAGCATCGCCGAGGCCCTGGCCAGGGGCCGGGAGACGACCCTCCAGTACGGGATGCGCCACCGGGACGGGTCCTGGCGGCAGGTCGAGAGCCGGATCACCCCGGTCCAGGCCTCGGGCGCCGTCGACGGCCTCGCGGTGGTGGTCGCCCGGGACATCACCCAGCGGGCGGCCCTCGACCTGGACCTGATGCGCGCCCACGCCATCAAGAACCTCGTCCTGGAGAACTCCATCCTCGGCATCGCCTTCATCCGGAAGCGCATCATCGAATGGGCCAATCCCCGGTGCGGCGAGCTCCTGGGCCTCCCCATGGAGGCGATCGTCGGCCAGACCACGCGCGTCCTCTACCCGGACGACACCGCGTACCAGGCCCAGGCCCCCGCCCTCTACGCGGCCCTGGAGCGCGGCGAGCCCACCGACGACACCTGGGAGACGGCGCGCAAGGACGGCACCCGCTTCTGGTGCCGGGTGGTGGGACGGGCCCTGGATCCCACGCAGCCCGACGAAGGCTCCGTCTGGATGTTCGAGGACATCACCCCCCGGGTCGCGGCGGACCAGAAGCGCCTCCGCCTGGAGGTCCAGCTCCGGCAGGCCCAGAAGCTGGAGGCCATCGGGCAGCTCGCCGCGGGCATCGCCCACGAGATCAACACCCCCTCCCAGTACGTGGGCGACAACCTCAAGTTCCTCACCGACGCCTTCCGCGACGTCCTCGACGCCTTCGAGGCCGCGGAAGCCGCCCTGGCCGGGACCCTGGACCCGGCGGAGGCCCGCCGCGTCATCGACGAGGCCGACGTCGCCTACCTGGGGACGGAGATCCCCCGCGCCCTGGAGCAGTCCACGGAGGGGATCGCCCGGGTGAGCCGCATCGTGCGCGCCATGAAGGACTTCTCCCACCCCGGGGGCGAGGCCATGGTGCAGGTGGACCTGAACCGCTCCATCGAGAGCACCGTCACCGTCAGCCGCCACGAATGGAAGTACGTGGCCGATCTCGTCCTCGACCTCGACCCCGGACTGCCCCCCGTCCTCTGCCACCCCGGAGAGATCAACCAGGCCGTGCTCAACCTGGTCGTCAACGCGGCCCACGCCATCGCCGACGCCGTGCCCGCCGGCGCCAAGGGCACCATCACCGTCTCCACCGCCCTGGAGGGCGACATGGCCGCCATCCGCGTGCGGGACACGGGGACGGGCATCCCCAAGGCCGTCCAGGCCCGGATCTTCGACCCGTTCTTCACGACGAAGGAGGTGGGCCGCGGCACCGGCCAGGGCCTGGCCATCGTCCACAGCGTCGCCGTGGAGCGCCACGGCGGTTCCGTCGCCTTCGAGACCGAACCGGGCGCGGGCTCCACCTTCATCCTCCGCATCCCCCTCCACAAGCCGGCCCAGGAGACGAACGAATGA
- a CDS encoding response regulator, with protein MRDKVLLVDDDPNILSAYTRNLRKRFQIDTAPGGAEALELMRTSGPYAVILSDMRMPGMDGIQFLSMARTLAPDTVRIMLTGNADQQTAIEAVNRGRIFRFLTKPCDADDLALTLELAIKQYQLVAAEHELVEGTLKGSIALLVELLSIADPEAFSRAQQLAPLAQRMARVLNHPSPWIVNVACLLSRIGLLTLPPGVLARVRQGEATPQEVEAIERLPEISSNLLLHIPRMEGVAQAILYMTKEYGGAGFPEDAIREDALPLAARILKAGSDFLDLRASGHTPGAALERLREGAGVHDPRVLEALGTALLMPEDGAPVAGDAPHLATHETVQAGQTLVEGVQTREGILLYPPQTRLGPTHLERLKNFAHLVGLKEPFLVLGGPPEVPVA; from the coding sequence ATGAGAGACAAGGTCCTGCTGGTCGACGACGATCCGAACATCCTGTCCGCCTACACCCGGAACCTGAGGAAGCGCTTCCAGATCGACACCGCGCCCGGGGGCGCCGAGGCCCTCGAGCTGATGCGGACCTCCGGCCCCTACGCCGTCATCCTCTCGGACATGCGGATGCCCGGCATGGACGGCATCCAGTTCCTGTCCATGGCCCGGACCCTGGCCCCCGACACCGTGCGGATCATGCTCACGGGCAACGCCGACCAGCAGACCGCCATCGAGGCCGTGAACCGGGGCCGCATCTTCCGCTTCCTCACCAAGCCCTGCGATGCCGACGACCTGGCCCTCACCCTCGAATTGGCCATCAAGCAGTACCAGCTCGTGGCCGCGGAGCACGAACTGGTGGAGGGCACCCTGAAGGGCAGCATCGCCCTCCTGGTGGAACTGCTCTCCATCGCCGACCCGGAGGCCTTCTCCCGCGCCCAGCAGCTGGCGCCCCTGGCCCAGCGCATGGCGCGGGTCCTGAACCACCCCTCCCCCTGGATCGTCAACGTCGCGTGCCTCCTCAGCCGCATCGGCCTCCTCACCCTCCCCCCGGGCGTGCTGGCCCGGGTTCGCCAGGGCGAGGCGACCCCCCAGGAGGTGGAGGCCATCGAGCGGTTGCCGGAGATCAGCTCCAACCTGCTCCTCCACATCCCCCGCATGGAGGGGGTGGCCCAGGCCATCCTCTACATGACCAAGGAATACGGCGGCGCGGGGTTCCCCGAGGATGCCATCCGGGAGGACGCCCTGCCGCTGGCGGCCCGGATCCTCAAGGCGGGCTCGGACTTCCTGGACCTGCGCGCCTCCGGCCACACCCCCGGCGCCGCCCTGGAGCGCCTCCGGGAGGGGGCGGGCGTCCACGACCCCCGGGTCCTGGAGGCCCTGGGCACCGCCCTCCTGATGCCCGAGGACGGGGCCCCGGTCGCCGGGGACGCCCCGCACCTGGCCACCCACGAGACCGTGCAGGCCGGCCAGACCCTCGTCGAGGGGGTCCAGACCCGGGAGGGCATCCTCCTCTACCCCCCCCAGACGCGGCTGGGGCCCACCCACCTGGAGCGCCTCAAGAACTTCGCCCACCTCGTGGGCCTGAAGGAGCCCTTCCTCGTCCTGGGCGGCCCCCCCGAGGTGCCGGTGGCCTAG
- a CDS encoding MarR family winged helix-turn-helix transcriptional regulator: MAHPAPEPVHPSDRQELLASLAEGILGLARELTLFAPADPEAVRLTATEIHVMRQILRDPGCMPKEAARGASLQRSNFSVALRGLRAKGLVAAEPDPADGRSLRLWPTERAAWNHAHFRRTWAALLDAALDPALDVAACAEVLGRMEAQVAARRRRGPVPPGQAGARVVS; this comes from the coding sequence ATGGCCCACCCCGCGCCGGAGCCCGTTCACCCCAGCGATCGTCAGGAGCTGCTGGCCAGCCTCGCGGAGGGCATCCTCGGCCTGGCCCGGGAGCTGACGCTCTTCGCGCCCGCCGACCCGGAGGCGGTGCGCCTGACGGCGACGGAGATCCACGTGATGCGCCAGATCCTCCGCGACCCGGGCTGCATGCCCAAGGAGGCCGCCCGGGGGGCCTCCCTGCAGCGGAGCAACTTCAGCGTGGCCCTCCGGGGGCTCCGGGCCAAGGGGCTGGTGGCGGCGGAGCCGGATCCGGCGGATGGACGCAGCCTGCGCCTCTGGCCCACGGAACGGGCGGCTTGGAACCATGCCCACTTCCGCCGGACCTGGGCCGCCCTCCTGGACGCGGCCCTGGACCCGGCCCTGGACGTGGCGGCCTGCGCGGAGGTGCTGGGCCGCATGGAGGCGCAGGTGGCCGCCCGCCGGCGCCGGGGACCCGTCCCGCCTGGACAGGCCGGGGCCCGCGTGGTGTCATGA
- a CDS encoding CarD family transcriptional regulator, which translates to MGSEAGTSFKVGDHLFYGLNGVCRVADIREERTGALAGQTCFVLRPVDDPALTLYVPLASEELRARMRPLLTREAVEALLDGLEDLEGLASPSDRGRNQECAALLASGDCRSLARLVRVLFEDRQHRKAHKKLPNQADHRLLTQAERLLHGEIAFVLGIRPEEVPGAIAARLAGRLTDPIADQLAGRHKGTAAS; encoded by the coding sequence ATGGGATCCGAAGCGGGGACGTCCTTCAAGGTGGGCGATCACCTCTTCTATGGGTTGAACGGGGTCTGCCGCGTGGCGGACATCCGGGAGGAACGCACCGGGGCCTTGGCGGGCCAGACCTGCTTCGTGCTCCGCCCCGTGGACGACCCGGCCCTCACCCTGTACGTGCCCCTGGCGAGCGAGGAACTCCGGGCCCGGATGCGCCCGCTGCTGACCCGGGAGGCGGTGGAGGCGCTCCTGGACGGGTTGGAGGACCTGGAAGGCCTGGCCTCGCCCAGCGACCGGGGACGGAACCAGGAATGCGCCGCCCTCCTGGCCTCGGGCGACTGCCGCTCCCTGGCGCGGCTCGTGCGGGTCCTGTTCGAGGACCGCCAGCACCGCAAGGCGCACAAGAAGCTGCCCAACCAAGCCGACCACCGCCTCCTGACCCAGGCCGAGCGCCTGCTCCACGGGGAGATCGCCTTTGTCCTGGGCATCCGCCCGGAAGAGGTGCCGGGCGCCATCGCCGCGCGGCTCGCAGGCCGCCTCACCGACCCCATCGCGGATCAACTCGCCGGGCGGCACAAGGGGACCGCGGCCTCCTGA
- a CDS encoding isochorismatase family protein: protein MPFLPATFQVPPEARHPRFRLRPLAEADAERDLAAVLGSRDRLWARFGAAWGWPPADLSLARNRLDLAWHAKEFLRRSSFAYTVVDPGDRQTLGCVYVDPGETADAEVAFWVTQAAADQGLEADLEAFLETWLREAWPFRTFRLGGRHLEGRPTVPALVLIDVQRSLLDEGPWNREGLLDALGRLLAGARAAGAPVVFVRDTRVRPDGALDGSLAVLPEDGQVIKDACDAFLDTDLDAWLRARRIGRLVIGGLQSDYCIDTTCRRAASLGYRVDLVAEAHSTFGHGALEAAAIVAHHNHVLRAFKAGRGAVRVLPLARVDWSEG from the coding sequence ATGCCGTTCCTGCCCGCGACCTTCCAGGTGCCCCCCGAGGCCCGGCATCCCCGCTTCCGCCTGCGGCCCCTGGCGGAGGCCGACGCCGAACGGGACCTGGCGGCGGTGCTGGGGAGCCGGGACCGCCTCTGGGCCCGCTTCGGGGCGGCCTGGGGTTGGCCGCCGGCGGACCTCTCGCTGGCGCGGAACCGGCTGGACCTGGCCTGGCACGCCAAGGAGTTCCTGCGGCGATCCTCCTTCGCCTACACGGTGGTGGACCCCGGCGACCGGCAGACCCTCGGCTGCGTCTACGTGGACCCCGGGGAGACGGCGGACGCGGAGGTGGCCTTCTGGGTGACCCAGGCTGCGGCCGACCAGGGGCTGGAAGCGGACCTGGAGGCGTTCCTGGAGACGTGGCTCCGCGAGGCCTGGCCCTTCCGGACCTTCCGTCTGGGCGGGCGCCACCTGGAAGGGCGGCCGACGGTCCCGGCCCTCGTGCTGATCGACGTCCAGCGCTCCCTCCTGGACGAGGGGCCCTGGAACCGGGAGGGGCTCCTGGACGCCCTGGGCCGCCTCCTGGCCGGGGCCCGAGCCGCGGGGGCCCCGGTGGTCTTCGTGCGGGACACCCGGGTGAGGCCCGACGGCGCCCTGGACGGAAGTCTGGCGGTCCTCCCGGAGGATGGCCAGGTGATCAAGGATGCCTGCGACGCCTTCCTGGACACGGACCTGGACGCCTGGCTCCGGGCGCGGAGAATCGGCCGGCTGGTCATCGGGGGGCTCCAGAGCGATTACTGCATCGACACGACATGCCGGCGGGCGGCCTCCCTGGGCTACCGGGTGGACCTGGTCGCCGAGGCCCACTCCACCTTCGGCCACGGTGCCCTGGAGGCCGCCGCCATCGTCGCCCACCACAACCATGTGCTCCGGGCCTTCAAGGCGGGCCGGGGGGCGGTGCGGGTCCTGCCCCTGGCCCGGGTGGACTGGTCGGAGGGCTGA
- a CDS encoding LrgB family protein — translation MAMSWLAGALWSLATIALYGLAKRLHRRFQAWWSSPLLTAPATLLLAAASLHVGYRAYIGGTHWLVALLGPAVVAFAVPIHKRRALILRHGPLLLAGVIVGSLTSFASSLLLARWLGLDGTLVRSLLPRSMSTPFALLVSDSLGGVPALTAVFVLLTGVLGAALGDGVLGVLPLRTGLARGALFGMGAHGAGTARALQIDPEMGAIAGVVMVLVGLVNLAVAPFLGPLLRHLL, via the coding sequence ATGGCGATGTCCTGGCTGGCTGGAGCCCTCTGGTCCCTGGCGACGATTGCCCTGTACGGGCTCGCCAAGCGCCTCCACCGGCGTTTCCAGGCCTGGTGGAGCTCCCCGCTCCTGACCGCCCCGGCGACCCTCCTGCTCGCGGCGGCGAGCCTCCACGTGGGCTACCGCGCGTACATCGGGGGGACCCATTGGCTGGTCGCGCTCCTGGGACCCGCCGTGGTCGCCTTCGCCGTGCCCATCCACAAGCGGCGCGCGCTGATCCTGCGGCATGGGCCCCTCCTCCTCGCCGGGGTGATCGTCGGCAGCCTGACCTCCTTCGCGTCCTCCCTCCTCCTCGCCCGATGGCTTGGGCTGGACGGGACGCTGGTGCGCAGCCTGCTGCCGCGCTCCATGAGCACCCCCTTCGCCCTGCTCGTGTCGGACAGCCTCGGGGGGGTGCCCGCCCTCACGGCGGTGTTCGTCCTCCTGACGGGCGTCCTGGGGGCGGCCCTCGGCGATGGGGTCCTCGGCGTGCTGCCCCTGCGCACCGGCCTCGCGCGGGGGGCCCTGTTCGGGATGGGCGCCCATGGCGCCGGCACGGCGCGCGCGCTGCAGATCGATCCGGAGATGGGCGCCATCGCGGGCGTGGTAATGGTGCTGGTCGGCCTGGTGAACCTGGCGGTCGCGCCGTTCCTGGGCCCCCTGCTGCGCCACCTCCTGTGA
- a CDS encoding CidA/LrgA family protein has product MLRARGVQTGLLIGVWWACDRAARALHAPVPGAVLGLGLLLLLLGTGRLPIRALQHSTRWLIGEMLLFFIPPMVSLLDYPQFLGWLGVKLIVAIAAGTLAVMVATAATIEIGHRALRPRR; this is encoded by the coding sequence TTGCTCCGCGCCCGGGGGGTCCAGACCGGGCTCCTGATCGGCGTCTGGTGGGCCTGCGACCGGGCCGCACGCGCGCTCCACGCGCCGGTCCCCGGCGCGGTCCTGGGCCTGGGGCTCCTGCTCCTGCTCCTCGGCACGGGCCGGCTGCCGATCCGGGCCCTCCAGCACAGCACCCGCTGGCTGATCGGCGAGATGCTCCTGTTCTTCATCCCGCCCATGGTGTCCTTGCTCGACTACCCGCAGTTCCTGGGCTGGCTGGGGGTGAAACTGATCGTGGCGATCGCCGCGGGCACCCTGGCGGTGATGGTGGCGACGGCGGCGACGATCGAGATCGGCCACCGGGCCCTGCGCCCGCGGCGTTAA
- a CDS encoding LysR family transcriptional regulator, with product MDIRALKLFVEVVRHGGFSRAVPAAHATQSTLSKAVKQLEDEVGLPLLERLPQGVRLTSAGAVLHRRALAILAQVEDAGAEIDEVKGLRRGTLRLGVPLVGADTLFAKPLAEYRQRHPGIEIQLTEQGSKDLERKVLDGELELAASLLPAPEAFAWQEILREPIDLLVPAEDPLAGKARATFRDLADHPIILYPQGFALNPRILDAFRENRIQPRIAAQTSQTGLIIGLVAARLGVAFLPRMLAMRSPDPRTRRLPIDGPALFWHMALIWRREAYLSPEARAWIALMGPRAASGKPRE from the coding sequence ATGGATATCCGCGCCCTGAAGCTTTTCGTGGAAGTCGTCCGGCATGGCGGCTTCTCGCGGGCCGTCCCCGCCGCCCACGCCACCCAGTCGACGCTCAGCAAGGCGGTGAAGCAGCTGGAGGACGAGGTCGGCCTGCCGCTGCTGGAGCGCCTGCCCCAGGGCGTGCGCCTGACCTCCGCCGGCGCGGTCCTGCACCGGCGCGCCCTGGCCATCCTGGCCCAGGTGGAGGATGCCGGCGCGGAGATCGACGAGGTGAAAGGCCTGCGCCGCGGCACCCTGCGCCTGGGCGTGCCCCTGGTGGGCGCCGACACCCTCTTCGCCAAGCCCCTCGCCGAGTACCGCCAGCGCCACCCCGGCATCGAGATCCAACTGACCGAACAAGGCAGCAAGGATCTCGAGCGGAAAGTCCTCGATGGCGAGCTCGAACTGGCCGCCTCCCTCCTTCCGGCTCCGGAGGCGTTCGCCTGGCAGGAGATTCTCCGGGAACCCATCGACCTCCTCGTCCCCGCGGAGGACCCGCTCGCCGGAAAGGCGCGGGCCACCTTCCGGGACCTGGCCGATCACCCGATCATCCTCTACCCGCAGGGCTTCGCCCTCAATCCGCGCATCCTCGACGCCTTCCGGGAGAACCGGATCCAGCCCCGCATCGCCGCCCAGACCAGCCAGACCGGGCTCATCATCGGCCTCGTGGCGGCCCGGCTGGGGGTCGCCTTCCTGCCTCGCATGCTCGCCATGCGCTCCCCCGATCCCCGCACCCGCCGCCTGCCCATCGACGGGCCCGCGCTCTTCTGGCACATGGCCCTGATCTGGCGGCGCGAGGCCTACCTCTCGCCCGAAGCCAGGGCCTGGATCGCCCTCATGGGCCCCCGGGCCGCGTCCGGGAAGCCGCGTGAATGA
- a CDS encoding DciA family protein, with product MRRPGARGLVPLRAAAGLEDPDARAEAALRKSWLLVVGPALVNRTRLIRISRGVLVVGCWEPSFIPSLRASAEETWPQVRERIAKMWKRTYRAMEIVPCDPPPPPEPPRPFREGDPLKLILAHWRNPKKG from the coding sequence ATGAGGCGCCCCGGCGCCAGGGGCCTCGTGCCCCTCCGGGCCGCCGCCGGCCTCGAGGATCCCGACGCCCGCGCCGAGGCGGCGCTCCGGAAGTCGTGGCTCCTCGTCGTGGGCCCGGCCCTCGTCAACCGCACCCGCCTGATCCGCATCAGCCGCGGCGTCCTCGTCGTCGGGTGCTGGGAGCCCAGCTTCATCCCCAGCCTCCGCGCCAGCGCCGAGGAGACCTGGCCCCAGGTGCGCGAACGCATCGCCAAGATGTGGAAGCGGACCTACCGGGCCATGGAGATCGTCCCCTGCGACCCGCCCCCGCCCCCCGAGCCGCCCCGGCCCTTCCGGGAAGGTGATCCTCTCAAATTGATCCTGGCCCACTGGCGGAACCCGAAGAAAGGATGA